Proteins encoded in a region of the Triticum dicoccoides isolate Atlit2015 ecotype Zavitan chromosome 3A, WEW_v2.0, whole genome shotgun sequence genome:
- the LOC119267791 gene encoding uncharacterized protein LOC119267791, giving the protein MSAAAQATAPASSDWTTEEGQWVLLVCMPHVVSDTVLPPGTDLSVERERPPRPFRLTVPRRVAPDPKDIYNHPYVSSVGDFGRFVLYATHGTQAQPAPPVFVDDFDTGPDARLDHKGFPRALFLCDLNTRSATRLPDPERPIFRPDPGRVGLLATSATNSIILHLEHLLGTNQATLLCYISDHGRWTVQDLYCPPGAPGQREWRGGDGVIKYMDLMLWVDLACGILALDTNGLLLQRRPELRYVPLPDECQSPGNNGLARERCLGVSEGVVRFLEISNYERIRLWTLVDMGTGDWTLDHQLDLENLWDEDGFKAMGLPNDCPAVAFIHPEHATMAYFFQESRLFHVDMSTGKFMDVQYFMMDNPPADYHSSRFVRPWKLPQSLFSGIVNLSNGPIRRAKDNAPPGGYPLEGLTGQTFIG; this is encoded by the exons ATGTCCGCGGCGGCGCAGGCGACGGCGCCTGCCTCGTCGGACTGGACCACGGAGGAGGGGCAGTGGGTACTCCTCGTGTGCATGCCGCACGTGGTCTCCGACACGGTGCTCCCGCCGGGCACCGATCTCTCCGTCGAGCGCGAGCGCCCGCCTCGCCCCTTCCGCCTTACCGTGCCCCGCCGCGTCGCGCCCGACCCCAAGGACATCTACAACCACCCGTACGTCTCGTCGGTCGGGGATTTCGGTCGCTTCGTGCTCTACGCCACCCACGGCACGCAGGCTCAGCCGGCGCCGCCGGTCTTCGTCGACGATTTCGACACCGGTCCGGATGCGCGGCTCGACCACAAGGGCTTCCCCAGAGCGTTGTTCCTCTGCGACCTCAACACCCGCTCGGCCACCCGCCTCCCGGACCCCGAGCGCCCCATCTTCCGCCCAGACCCAGGCAGGGTCGGCCTCCTCGCCACCAGTGCGACGAACTCTATCATCCTGCACCTAGAGCATTTGCTCGGCACCAACCAGGCCACCCTCCTCTGCTACATCTCCGACCACGGCCGTTGGACCGTCCAGGATCTCTACTGCCCTCCAGGCGCACCAGGCCAGCGGGAGTGGAGGGGAGGGGACGGCGTCATCAAGTACATGGATCTCATGCTTTGGGTTGATCTGGCATGCGGCATCCTCGCCCTCGACACCAACGGCCTCCTCCTGCAACGCCGGCCGGAACTGCGGTATGTGCCGCTCCCTGATGAATGCCAGAGTCCAGGCAACAATGGTCTAGCAAGAGAGCGATGCCTTGGTGTGAGCGAAGGGGTGGTCCGATTCCTTGAGATCTCAAATTATGAGAGGATTAGGTTGTGGACACTTGTTGATATGGGCACAGGGGACTGGACTCTTGATCATCAGCTTGACCTCGAGAACCTCTGGGACGAGGATGGTTTCAAGGCCATGGGCCTGCCTAATGACTGTCCCGCTGTCGCATTTATCCACCCTGAGCATGCCACCATGGCATACTTCTTTCAGGAGTCTCGACTATTCCATGTTGACATGAGCACCGGCAAGTTTATGGATGTACAGTACTTCATGATGGACAACCCGCCGGCTGATTACCACTCTTCCAGATTTGTTCGCCCTTGGAAGCTTCCGCAGTCACTCTTCTCAG GGATAGTTAATTTGTCTAATGGTCCAATCCGGAGAGCAAAAGACAATGCACCACCTGGGGGTTACCCACTGGAGGGACTTACCGGGCAGACATTCATAGGATGA